Part of the Callospermophilus lateralis isolate mCalLat2 chromosome 8, mCalLat2.hap1, whole genome shotgun sequence genome, taaatagatagatagataaataaatcctAAAAGAAAGGTTGAGCTAGATGTCTATTAAGCCTACTAGAATTCTTAAAAAGATACTTTTGGAAAGAACTAGATATGGAGGTAAGCTTTTAAATGTAGAaagattttattctttattctttaaACTCACTTGTTATTTTTTTGTAATATAGCTAATCTACGTAATTACTGAAGTAGGCTTTCACTTGAGTAAAATGAGAGTCTGATGATgttattgaaatttttaaaacttaaaatatcATATTTCTATAGAATTCATAGTAATGTGAATGTGTTAATAATTAAATAACACATGAATGAAATTTAATCTTCAAAGTTTAATTTTGAtggtattattatttttgtcattATCAAAAAAGTTAGATATCATACCCTTGTTCTTTTCTGGGTCCTTAAACAGCACTTTTCATGTGCTTCCACTGAAATTTATAAACAGTCTGAAATCATTgagaagaatttggaaaattatctATATACAAATCAAACTGTATTCTTACCTCAAATATTATGCTAAACTAAATTTGACAAGAATTTAATCAAGAATGAAATATAAACTTAAGTCATTAAAAATTAGGGTAATCATTTAGGATAAAGAAGAAACTTCACAAGCATTTAAGAAATCTAAAAAGAAAATAGTTGAATATATACTAAAGAAATAATGCCTATGATTTCTTTCCCACAGGAGTATAAACGTTATTGGACAGAGTTGAGAGGAACTACACTTTTCTTTTATACTGACAAGAAAAATACAATAGTAAGTAGTTAAACAAATTCAATTGATTCAATTTTTCCCAATATGCCCATGTCACACAGTCTATTATTTGTTTTGGATTTTCTGCCATccaaaaataaagatgctgtagTAAAACCAAGTCAGCTGAAAAAGTTTGAATCTGATGGCTGTAAATTATGATAAATTCAAGGTAAAATTTCCTGGGCAACTCAGAAGGTATTAGCTCGTGTTTTAAACTCAGCATTCTCTTCTTTCTGATCCTGATAATTAGAGCTTAGTTAAAAGGTGGAAATTTTGGGTGTCTGGATATAAATTACTTAATACCAAGTGAAAGCCTCAATTTCTTCACTTCTTATCTTGCTGGAGCATGCAGTTATAATCTGAAACAAGATGATACCCAGAGCAAAACAACATATAATGTCACAAATTAATTTTTCTATAAAGACAAAAACATATCCCCCAAAGCATGAGAGCAACACAAgggatttatttgttttaatttcaaattttaattgtatgtTTCATTTATTTCATGAATAAGATATTTTAGTGCAAGTGTTTGCCTACCTTGGAATATTATACTTACAAGAAATTTTATGGGCCAGTAACTTATTCAGATATAAACTTATTTAGATATAAGTATTTACATCATGAATATAGTAGCCTGTACTTCTTAGAACATCATTATTAGAGCTGTCATACCCTGATTtaatgaaagaaacaaaaagacaGCTGTGTGATGTATCCCACATTTAGGCATTTCAGCCCCATTAGCAGTGAACTAGCTGAAaaccattaaaaacaaaaacaaaaaaacttaaaatgGTCATCTTTTACCAGAGCTCTGGATGAACAAGATTTATACAATGGTGTTGTCAGAAACCACAATAAACTGTTGAAAAATGAAGTTCTCTGCTGTGCATTCCAACTTCCCACTGATGTTAGTAAATCAAAAGCTCATCATCTAAAACCTTGTATGATGCACAGTAAATGAGAATGTTAACAGTTCTTGTTCACTTATTACAATGTGGCAAGAGGCAGTACAGCTTGGTGGCTGGAGAGCCTGGTGTGCTCAGACATTGCCCATCCTGCCACTGTTAACTGTGAGGTCTTGGGCTACTTACCTAATCTCTCTGTGTCTCCGGGTATCAAAGAGGGAACTGGTAGAAAAATGATGACATCTCAAATTTCACAACGTGaagaaaatataataaagtttTAATAAATATTCAAAGCAATGGGCACAGTAAGGACATCGCAAAGGATAGTATAGAACCCTGGAGCTAATAATAGTGCCTTATTaccaagaaaaaggagaaaaagaaaagaatgagagAGATCATACTTGAGAGGTAGGATCTTTGGTTGAGGAAACAACCACACAGGGTAAGAAATACCCAACTTCACTCTCCTCCCCCTTCTGATCCCCTGCCAGTGTTCCTCAGTGGTCCAACAGAACAACAAGTCAAAGAATAAGGGAAGTCCTTAATGTCATCCTTAAAGGTCCCTCTCCTGGTATAGAGTTGGGTAGTAAAAGGATAAGTGAATTTAGACAGGCAAACTACAAAAAGAGTTGTAGAGATAGCCATACTCTCAGTCTTCAAATCACTAAATGTAGGATGAAACATGGTCCATCTCATAAGACTATTAAAAGAATTATGAGATGGGTCATGTAAGAATGTAAGCGAATACATGGCAGATAATAAGCATTCAAATTTTATGTACATTATCTATTTATTTCTAACAGCAACTCTGCAGAGTTGGTACATTTTTAATCCCCACTTTATAGATGAGAATATTGAAGGTAAGGTTTAGGAAATTGTACAAGATCAGACAGCTAATAAAAGGGGTACAATACAGGTCTTGCTCATGTGCCAGCCTTCTGAACTACTCCATTATGAAAAGGTTGCTAAAATGAAATGCTGCAGAATTACTCATTTACCAATTTTGATATTCAAAAGAGGATGCAGACTTTTTGggaagtttttttggggggggcgcggggagggtggggggtggggggggagtgaTTGTCTCAGGAGATAAAACTGGGGCAGACCAGGAGAGAATTGTAGGTATTTATTTAGCTTTCAGCAGGGCAGTGTTTAAAACTGTCTTCACATGTCTATAGGACTTTAAGTCATGTGAAAGAGCCACTGAATTTGTTTAGGGTTATTCTAGAGAAAATGGACAAACAAACACCAATGGATGGGACTTACCTGGAGGAAAACTGTAGCTAAGTATAACCAAAAACTTGCTAATAGGCAGAGCTACTTGGGAGACATGAGCTCCCTGTTACTGAAGAtgttcaaccataggttgaaggaCTACTGACAGGAGACCCTGGATCAGGGTCAAGCATCAGGTGGCAGCCACATTAAACAGCTGACCTTTGAGACTCTTTGTGACactacaattaaaaacaaaatatgtgaCTTCCTTTCTTCTAATCAATGGATCAGCCCACAGCACTCTATCTAACTCTACCACTTCTTCCTTTGTTGCTTCCTCTTTTTTGCTGCAAAACTCACTGAGCTTGATCTAGACTgttcatcaggaaaaaaaaaaaaaaaaaaaaaaactttttttgtttaattttaaagtctgacttcatttctttgtacctcttcttctatttttaaatCTTCTTTGTTCAttgaacataaacagaccaacccAAATTTATTCTCAACCTCATCAATATAGAAATGGCTctggaaattttttattttcctattttcatgtcctacctgattcaaaaaataaaataacatttataaGAATACAGTAAAACAAGTTACATTAAGCATAACTAAGAGAATTAAGATAGtttaacaaaaacaaacacacacattaaaaaaccTTACCACAGTTGTTTTTTTCTAATACTATAAGACAAAGCTTTCTCATTGCATGTAGATCAGTCCATATAGACCAACTGCtttgaagaaatatatatatatttttttttacttagataAGATAGTGACTTTTTAATGAGATTCTCATAACTAGTGGTGTGTGGTAAAAGTTGAAAATTGCTTTCTGGAAaaaatgtatgtatgaatatatgtacataaaaacataaatgttATTGATATAAAAATGTATAGCACACAATTAGAACAATGTACAATTCCCTTTGTTATAATTTCCTTTTTAGCAAATTGATTCTTACAGAATGCTTTTCTTGATTTTTGCTGAATCAGCTTCTTCAATgaattagttaatattttgtcaattttttctcatttatattGAAACAGCTTCAGTTACAACAAACTTAGAAGTTTCATCTGCATTATTAACATTCTTTCATTTACTTTCTTAAGCCTAGCATGGTGGCCAGAAGTCAGTGGACCTTGGACCAAACCTGCCAAATCTGGCGTTGATTTTATACAGTCTGAGCTATGAATTtgtttcttttacattttaaaattttgtgaagcaaaaacaaGAATATGCAACAGAGACTTTATGCCTAAGTTTTACTATGTGATAttttaccaaacaaacaaacaaacaaaagctgcCCCTGGGACAATCAAGCCCTGAATTATAAGGAGTTTACCAATTCCAATTGTATAAATACTCCTTCCATGACTGATTTAAACCTATCAGTGTGACCTCACTGAACAAGAAATTGAGAATAAAAGCGCAGTAGCACCATGATACAGTATTTACCACACAGAACAAAGACATAAATAACCACAAAAGCATAAAGCATGGTAAAGTGTAGTAATataattagaaaataataaattgagttttaattataattttttaatataattacttataaattatatctatataatttaattttttaaaaaaaattagttattgatcaacattttatttatttatttattttaatgtgctgctgaggatcaaacccagcgcctcatgcatgctaggcaagcactctaccactgagccacaactccagccctatataatttaatttttaatagtgCCTATGTTCAACAATTCACTTGCAAAATTTATGAAAACTTAATAATTTTGCAAACATATATGATTTAGGTCCAACAGACCACCTCATAAGCACTTCTAAATACCCTCTGGGGTTGGGTATCATGCAAATGACTAATCaatttaaagttaaatattatttttcttcctgCTACAATATGTATGATCCATGAAATAATgagattttcttttatctttgtaGTACGTGGACAAACTAGACATAATAGACCTTACATGCCTTACTGACCAAAATTCAACTGAAAAGAATTGTGCAAAATTCACCCTTGTTTTGCCAAAAGAGGAAGTGCAGCTGAAGGTGAGTGAAGAGACAGTCTGTAAAGAGCTGTGATTACAGTAGCATTTGCCTCTAAAAACCCAGTAGGTAAAATAAAGAGGAATTAAAAGAGGGGCTAAGTTTATACTTTGTTAATATttcttgcccttttttttttttttttgaagagagagagagaattttttaatatttattttttagttttcggcggacacaacatccttgtttgtatatggtgctgaggatcgaacccgggccacacgcatgccaggcgagcgcgctaccgcttgaaccacatccccagccctatttcttgCCCTTAACCAAGaagtatactgttctgaactggaTTTTAGAAGAGCATGTTCATTTATTTAGTATACAAACACAATGAAAGCTTATACTTCTATTCCTTGACAAAGTCAGGGATCCCACCTggtgtttttaaaaagttgttcttGAATCATCAAAGTGAGCTAATTAATAATAAGCCAACAACTGTAGTAATaacataaacataaaaagaaCAACTTGGAATTGAATAAGATGTAATAGGAGATACTGCCAAGAGATTACTGGTTGACCTTGAAATCAATAGTTTTTAAACTTTAGCATAATAAGAATTACCTGGATTTAGGAAAGCCAGACCCCATGTAAACCTGAGACTCAGAATCTACATTTTAAGCAAGTTTCCCAGCTGATAAAGTGTTTAACAGCACAGAATTAGAGTCTGgtgttgtgttagtcagctttttgttgccatgaccaaaaatacctgacaagaacaacttagagaaggaaaagggtattttgggctcacagtttcagtccatggtcaactggctccattgctctaggcTTGATGTGAgcccatcatggtggaaggaatagcagagggaagctgctcagctcatggctgctgggaaggagagacagagagaggggggGCGGGGAGAGAGAGTAAGTACAGGAAGCCAGGGACATAATATACTCTATAATCCCCAATGGCAcaccctacttcctccagccacactctcatCTATCTATAGTTACCATTGAATAGACCtgtaagagtaaaagaaattgaagttaaaaagtgaaggaccaggtattgttaaattcctctgctacaccctgaggcagttaagacaacgccctactaggctattttgctgattcatagcctagagcatacagggcccgaaccaatcagtttgaatgtgtacctgcttaggaataaccaatcacccctgcccaatctgttcccgctaataaatgtacaaatcatgtcccagatttgttgttcaattttcccgtgcctcatgctgatttgttctgatgtatgcaaagcccccgccctccccaagaagtgtacttaagctctgctcaacccctgcttggggctcttggctgctcacccttcttgagtgggccgggagccccagcgcgttggaatggatccccaataaacccccttctgcaattgcatgagtcagtctcttggtggtctcttcctccgacgtttcgcCAGACCCTTACAGACCCTTCAAGAAATTTAATCTACCAgatggattaatacactgatgaggttatagttctcataatttaatcattttacctcttaacattcctgcattgcctaacacatgaacttttcagggtatacctcatatccaaaccataacaggtgtCTGCCTTTCATTTGGGGCTGATTTAGGTAGTAGTTGTGTGATTGTAGGCAAGTTAttgaagctctctacacacttgttTTTTTCACCCAGAAATATGTTTACTCAGATGTAATCCTCTGACTAGGGACTATTTGAACCAACTTATTAAAATTGTAACATTGTTCCACTCTTCTATCCACTAGTCACATAAAAACTTAGTTTTGGATTAGTGATGTGGAAATTATGTTGCATGagtgactccattttgatttttaatcTGGTCTACAGGGACTCAGTGCAGAAGCCTAGTCCAAACAGTGTCCTCCTATTATGTTTGTTTAACAATATTAAACAAAATAGTACCTGTGCCATGCGTAGAACAGTAGCTGCCATTATAAGCACTCCAAAAATGTTGGGTGATACTGTTATTATGAGTAGCAGTGCTAATAGTAGTGGTATTTAAAGTTAAGAATTCATTTTCTACATTGGTTGCCCCAAACTTTAAGCTGGTTAATGCTGAATAGCAATGGAGAAAATAAGCAATAATTGATATACTGCAGAAATGAGTTTGCTAATATTCGATTTTTTTGAGCTAAGTATAAATTTGTACAATTTTACTTGTTTAGTAAGCATAGAAATTAAAGGTTCATAGTTCTTTTTCTGATAAAAGAAAACAGTATTGAAATATTTTGTAAGAAACACACATTAGtagaactaaaaaagaaaaatgaattatttCTGCCTTTCAGCTGAATTTAAGTGTTTTAGAAAAATTACAACTGTTTCCTTAAACAATGTGCTTTGAAAGAAGAATATGCATTTTATAAATCTTGCTGTTTTGTTGAATTATGTATCTTGTCACAATATAATCATATGAAAGTTATTTGAAGTTAAAGAATTAATATTCATAATCACTCATGtgtttcttttgtctttgtttttgtctTCATCTTTAGACAGAAAACACAGAAAGTGGGGAAGAATGGAGAGGCTTCATTCTTACAGTAACAGAGGTGGGAGGTCATTACTATTGattgattcatttattcaacacatATTTTCTGACCTACTCTGAACCATGTAAGTGGCGAAATATATAGCAATTTTAAAAGACAGACCTAAATCCTTGCACTTGCTCCTGAAAGTCACATTTTTATCAGGGGggtagagaaggaaagaaaataaacaagtaaacaaaTAGGATCATTTCACATTGTGATAATTGTTGCAAAGAAAATAAACCAGTCAATATGCTAGTGACTAACAGGTGGTTAGAGAATCTACTTTTTCTATCTTATCTTTTTGACACAgaggttctttgtatattctgacatTTGTAGCTTACATAGTACTCTCTAAAATAATTTccaattcctttcttttttatttacaaaatatttactGATATGTACTTTATGGATAACAGACAACATTAAAGAGagacataaaaattaaaactcacCTTTAAACATTTGTTCAGTGAATCTTAAACGGATGGGATGTTTATCTGTTTAATTGGATGGCATCTTGTCAGAGGAAAATAGTAAGATCAAGTATTTAGAGTTAGCAGTTGTAACAAGATAACTACCATTAATTTGAATAAAGTCATATAACAATAGAACTCAAAACAGGAGATACTTTGATAACCAGGCCCCTCAAAAACACTATGTTCTCTAATACTTTTAAAGGTAATGAAAAAAATCCACATTTATTAGGGTCAATTAAACACAGATTCTATCCAAAGCTAGTTTCTAAGTAAAACCTTTGGAGTCACATGAAATAAGCACTGCATTTTACGCAGATGTTGGATGCTGGTTCTTTATCTTAGCCAGTAACAGGTATTGCTTGGAGGTTCATCTGCCATGTAAGGAAGTCATGAAAGGTTAGAAAAGTAAACCAGTTTAAGATGAGAAGGACATGTTGACTTGTCAGCATGGGGAAGGAACTCTTGGGGGAATTGTACTTTCTCCCTCTGTCATGGATATAAggagaatgaagaaaataaagagagAGGAGGCTCAACAGTAACACAGGTTTATTCAGGACAAACTCAGTGGAGACTGAGATATACTTGGGGTATGAGTGAATTATTGCGGTTAGGCCTGTGCGAAGGGGCTGTCAGGAAAGGGTCCCTGTGGTCTTTACCTGTATTCTTTGAGGAAGTCACTGTTCCAGGTAGAACTGGGTGTTTTCAGAATTCAAGTCCCAGATAACAATTTACTTTCTTTGCATGACAATAGAGTGTTGTCTGAATCAGAATGAGCTTGACTCTTTTTCTAAGATGGAGGTTATGTTTCAAAAGGGCATTGCCTGGATCAAGTTCTTCCTAACAAAATGGAAAGGTGTCATCATATGCCTCTGTGCTTCTTATGCTGGGGTGCAAGTATTCTAAGAATATGAGAGGAGGCCCCCGGGGAGAACGCTAGAAAAACCTTGGTACATCTTCCAATACACTAATTATACTTACTCTTTGAGGTAAGGATATAAACAacattatttttctattaaaacatgcacataaaataaaatttatgtaaaTTTTAGAGAAGACAAGTTCTCTTGATTTTTGTGCTCTATAAATGTTTTGTGCTATGGACCCAGATCACCATGATCACCATGTGTAGAAGTCATACACATATGTTGTTAGAATTATTGTAGCGAAGTGTGAGAAACACCAGCTGAAGAGGTTAGACATGGCTTTTGAgtcaaataaacaaacacaagTTGGAGTGCAGGTTCCACGGCTTCCTACCTATGTGACCCTGGACTAGTTATTTAATCTTTTGAAGAATTTTTGTCGTTGTGGTTTTTGTCTTTTCACTTGTAAAGAGGGGACAATCATGTCTTATAACATTGTTGTGTGTATGATGCTTGAGAATAGTAGTAAAAAGTagctgaaaggaaaaaaattaaaataacatttataaTTTAAGGAATaactattttattagtttttttaaaccctaattttattttttctagtttggTATATAAAGAAATAGCTTTGCTGGCTATTAAGTAGCTTAGTTACCTAGGGGAATGATCTCTAAATGTTTTTGATTATGTGCCTCTActggtaaattttatttaaatttcacaTTTACAGATGTATATAATAGATAAtaaatgaagcaaaaaaaaaaaaaaaacagtatacaAAGTGCagctctgtttgttttctttccataTTCACATGGACTATCTTGCATACCACTGGAAAAGTATGCATTCCCCTCTGGTTATAAAGATTATCAATTATGGCTGCCTCTACATATAGACTAGCAAGTGTCacatatagaaaaatattttgccATTCAGACTATACCCCCAAGAGAATACAGCTGATCATAATGTGGTACTAAACTGGAGGTACAGATAGACTTCAGGAGGACATATACGGGTGAATCAGTCCAAAATATATCTCTAGAAAACATCAAAACCGATAGAATAGTAAaagtgttatgctcgaatttgggaccccctaaagaccaccagagaccaagatcgatgtaagcagcaaagaggtgtttattgcgagctagctcagtcctcggCGCGTGTGCACACACAGCAACAGGTGATGCTAAGAGGCCCGAgctcagggtttgcagcagttttatacattctttggagaaggcagggaccccccacatacatcatagcatctcttagcaaatcatcacacaccgcgggaaaatcaaataacaactctaaaacatgattagtgtACCAGGTGGCGGGAAACAATCTGGAAAGAATTATTGGTTAGTTCAAGGGGTTGACACACTTTAAATTGATTGGTTTAAATCCTGAGGATGCCGCAAGGGGGCTACATGCCAAACTGCAGGGCTTCTAGTTTAGATACTGGTCACTACACCTAGGTGGGGGccatctggaatttcagatatgTGGTTATCTTGGCCTATCTTAGGTGATCACCATCTGCGGCTTTTCCGGAGAACTGTTTCCACAGAGCTTTTCTGTAGTATTTTTCTGACTTTAGGACTATAGTACGTCAGAGGTTAAGTTTAAGAGCAAAATGAGGTCCCAAGCAGAATGAGATTGCTTAGGTCTTTCAAAAGTACCTAATTTAATATATAAATGAATGTTTGAAACACACCAAAATAGAGACCTCTGATTGCTGATCTTCTGTCATCTACTGGGTAGCTCTACCTCAATCCTATGTTGCATAATAAAATGGAATGTATTCTAATTTGTGTTCTCACTTTCTAATTTGTACTCTTGAACTTTCCTGCATCAATGTACTAGTGATCTTAGAGTGAAATTGAGAGGTTGTTACTTAAATTAACTTTTAGTACTAGGTAGATGTAGCTTGCTTTGGGACCAGGTTATAAGGTTGATTTATTGGAAGACAGGTGTCACCCTGCACAGGTTCTAGTTGGTTTAGGGGGAGTTCTAAGACATTCACTCCAGATCAAGTTCTTTTCTCCATGATTCTGCCCTTTCTTCTCTGTCAGGTAACTAAAGCCCTTAGCATCATAATAGGATAATCTCtactaaataaatatgtattaactgtctttctaatctgcCTATTATTTAACTGGTTTCAGCTGTCAGTTCCACAACATGTGTCACTTTTACCTGGGCAAGTTATTAGACTGCATGAAGTcctagaaagagaaaagaaaaggaggaTTGAGACACAGCAGGTACCAAATACATCTCTGGAAAAAGAGAAGGAACCAATTGAAGATTATGTGGATGTACTGAACCCTATGCCAGTGTAAGTACACAATGAATTCCAGTTTATTCATTCACTTAAGACTAATTAAAATCTAATTATTAAGTAGAGCTACCTACTTGACCTTATTAAATTTGGGACAATAAAAACTCTTTGAGGATAAGCTGTGTATTTTTGAGTACCTGCCACATTTCctcttctgttatgttcaacataaTGCAGAGTTAAACCAATCTTCTTACCACATAGGAAATCCCCTTCTACCCA contains:
- the Stap1 gene encoding signal-transducing adaptor protein 1 isoform X2, giving the protein MMAKKPPKPAPRRIFQERLKITALPMYFEGFLSVKRAAYQEYKRYWTELRGTTLFFYTDKKNTIYVDKLDIIDLTCLTDQNSTEKNCAKFTLVLPKEEVQLKTENTESGEEWRGFILTVTELSVPQHVSLLPGQVIRLHEVLEREKKRRIETQQVPNTSLEKEKEPIEDYVDVLNPMPVMPRIKHYKVMSIGKNYTIELEKPVTLPNLFSVIDYFVKETRGNLRPFIYSIEDKLGQEHNMEGISEKLMKNPHTE